Proteins encoded by one window of Lathyrus oleraceus cultivar Zhongwan6 chromosome 1, CAAS_Psat_ZW6_1.0, whole genome shotgun sequence:
- the LOC127135931 gene encoding probable polygalacturonase, whose product MVVFTSHKSTSFFFVFLCVAALGSVFLVWQKNAINGFLVLGGERVWESPKLRPVVFNLTDFGGVGDGVTVNTQAFERAVSVISKFGDKGGAQLNVPPGFWLTAPFNLTSHMTLFLAHDAVILGIQDEKYWPLMPALPSYGYGRERPGPRYSSLIHGQNLKDIVITGHNGTIDGQGQTWWTKHLHKLLNHTRGPLVQIMWSSDIVISNITLRDSPFWTLHPYDCKNVTIKNVTILAPVYHAPNTDGIDPDSCEDMLIEDCYISVGDDAIAIKSGWDQYGIAYGKPSKNILIRNLVVRSNVSAGISIGSEMSGGVSNVTIENILVWESRRAIRIKTAPGRGGYVRQITYRNLTFHNVRVGIVIKTNYNEHPDAGYDPSALPTLRDISFSNVRGEGVRVPVQILGSKEIPVRNVTFQDMNVGITYKKKHIFQCAFVEGQVIGTIFPKPCRNFDQFNEQGELVKPAESQNVTDIDYEI is encoded by the exons ATGGTGGTGTTCACCTCTCACAAGAGTACAAGTTTCTTCTTTGTTTTTCTATGTGTTGCAGCTCTTGGTTCGGTTTTTTTGGTGTGGCAAAAGAATGCGATTAATGGGTTTTTGGTTTTGGGTGGAGAAAGGGTTTGGGAGTCACCGAAGCTGAGGCCTGTGGTTTTCAATTTGACTGATTTTGGTGGGGTTGGTGACGGGGTTACCGTTAATACTCAGGCTTTTGAAAGAGCTGTTTCTGTTATATCTAAGTTTGGGGATAAGGGTGGTGCTCAGTTGAATGTGCCACCTGGTTTTTGGCTTACTGCCCCCTTTAATCTCACTAGTCATATGACTCTTTTTCTTGCTCATGATGCTGTCATTCTTGGAATTCAG GATGAAAAATATTGGCCATTGATGCCGGCATTGCCTTCATATGGATACGGTAGGGAGCGTCCTGGGCCGCGGTATAGCAGTTTGATTCATGGTCAAAATCTTAAAGATATTGTGATAACAG GGCATAATGGTACCATAGACGGACAAGGACAGACATGGTGGACCAAACATCTCCATAAGCTTCTCAACCACACAAGGGGGCCACTTGTTCAGATCATGTGGTCCAGCGACATCGTGATCTCAAATATTACTCTGCGCGACTCTCCTTTTTGGACTCTTCATCCATATGACTGCAAGAACGTTACGATAAAAAATGTTACGATATTGGCTCCCGTATATCATGCTCCGAATACTGATGGCATTGATCCAG ATTCTTGCGAGGATATGTTGATAGAGGATTGTTACATAAGTGTCGGGGATGATGCAATTGCGATAAAAAGCGGCTGGGATCAATATGGAATTGCTTACGGAAAGCCTTCTAAGAACATTCTAATCCGAAACCTTGTCGTTCGTTCTAATGTCAG TGCTGGCATCTCCATAGGAAGCGAGATGTCTGGTGGAGTATCCAACGTCACCATCGAAAACATTCTTGTATGGGAATCTCGACGTGCCATCAGGATCAAGACCGCACCTGGAAGAGGCGGATACGTTCGCCAAATAACTTACCGGAATCTAACTTTCCATAACGTCCGTGTTGGAATTGTTATCAAGACCAATTACAACGAACACCCTGATGCCGGATATGACCCTTCCGCACTTCCAACTCTCAGAGACATAAGTTTCAGCAATGTCCGCGGTGAGGGAGTTCGTGTTCCGGTACAAATTCTAGGTAGCAAAGAGATTCCAGTTAGAAACGTAACTTTCCAAGATATGAATGTTGGGATAACATACAAAAAGAAACATATCTTTCAGTGCGCGTTTGTGGAAGGTCAGGTAATAGGGACCATTTTTCCGAAACCGTGTCGGAATTTCGATCAGTTCAACGAGCAAGGAGAGTTGGTTAAGCCCGCCGAGTCGCAGAATGTAACAGACATAGATTATGAAATCTga